GCTGCGCCCTCTAACGGGCTTCACAACCtgaaaatacccccccccccatccccagtGGAAATTACGCCCTCGTAGCCCCTATGTTCCACTGGTCCTCTTGCTTTCAGATTCTgcattttccttcttctttctctcccccctcaaACATTCCCATGGAAAAACCCCTCATACCTCAGCTCCTGAAGGATGGCAGAGACATTTTCAAGGCACTGTGGTAAAGGCTATGAAAATAAGGGCCTCCGCTCTGTTTGTTTAACATAAGAAACCCGACTTGCCAGATGTGAAAATATTTCGTCACTGTTTACATCTTGCCCATGTGGATCTGTTCATGGAAGAATGCGGAGGGTCGGGGTGTGAGATTTCAGCATGTTGAACTCCtccttttatttgtgtttgggGGAATTAGATAAATGATATGAAAAGATCAGTAGGGTCTTTTGCATTGTCTCTGGTCCGGAGTGGACCATCTGGACTCGATCTGTGAATCCAAGCATCTTGGCGTGAAGTTTGTAAAGTCACTTGGAGAGGTAATGGATTGGGTTCTAAGTGATTGTTATGACTTCCAGTAATGCCATGAAATAGCATACTAGCCTCCTCTTTCCACAGAATTCTTTTGATTTCAGTGGAGCAGTCGGGTACGATTAGTTATTCAgcactgtttgtgttcagctgctgtgtctTAGGAGCTTttgaaacactgtaaacaagttgaaaatgtttgcttGTAAGATGCTGCGTAACAGTTGCAGTTGAAGCACTGAAAGGGATTGAAGTGTTAAAGTGCAGGAGATGAAAGCACTTGATATGTTATCTGCAGGTTCATCGCTGAGCAGTggttactgaagtaaaagtttatttgtttgagatgtttttattagaaatataaGCTGGTAAAGCTTTAAAGTCTCAGAGGAATGAGTGTGTTGCAGTTCATTCTAGTGGTGAGGTGCATAGTGAATACGTTTCCTTTCCTGAAGTTGGAGAATATGTGGCGTGAGAGTCCCCTCACAACGTGGTGTGCGATGGCcaaaacattttagatttaaCACAAATCAAGAAAGGCGTCTTGTGTATGTatgctgactgactgaagagCTCACGGTAATGACATGCCAGCTGGAGCAAACGCAAAAAAGTCTGACAACCTGGTCGATGCCCCGGATGTTGAAACGCTACCTGGCGACTTGCATGAGCAGGCGGTTAAACAGGACTCTCATCAGTGTCACATAACAGAtcttgaaaacaaacatcatcttGCAAAGGATTAGCATCGTCAAAATAATCTAAGGCGTGGGGGTGTTCAGCTTCCTGGTTTAAGTTTTGGAGCCTGTAGCATCATCTTTAAACTGCATCACCTTCAGGAGAAACTACAGATAATTCTATCTGCCCAGGAACGAGGGCAAACAAGCAAAATCCCCAAGTACATAATGATCCTGGACATCTTGACTCAGCTACGGAAGAAACCGGAGGAACAACTTCACAAACTGGATATGAAAGCCAAGCTTCTGCATCCAGCAGGCCTGCGATGTGCAGGGTGGTGGGGAGAAAATCAACGTctgtaagaagaagaagtcacTTAAGAGTTTGAAGAGTAAAGACTTCATATTCAAGTAAGGACATTACTGAGTTAAAGGACTAATCTGGGCTAAGTAGCTAACTGTGGACCAATTTTAGGTTTATATGGGGGTTAGGGAAAATAACGTTTACCTAATTTgaatccctctctcttctttgaATCCGAGGGTCCAGACGTTGACTCAGGAAGTGGGGTGTAGATGACGGGGGAAGCCCCGGGAGCTCACTGGGTAGTGTGCGTACCACATAGGCTGAGGCCTGGGTTTGATTTCTACATGTAGCCAGACACCTACCTTTGATATATTATCTTATGTATTAAGGCATTATGACATTGCTTCCTTTAGTTAGTAAAAGATTGTAAACAAACCCCCCCAAATACCCCATGGTGGAaggcatgaaatgaaataaatagaaaaagacGTACAGTCACACTTTAACATTTTCGTCTGGGAAATCAAGTAGTCTTCACATGTCTGAAGGACAATGCAGGCTTCCAGACAGGTTTCTTTACCCATGAGTCATGCTACATAATCCAATGAGATCCCAGACCTTAACAGCTTCAGTAACCTGAAGCATCCATCCGCCACTCTGTTAGTGCAAGTATTCAGGTCATAGGCCTGTGTACCAAGTGGCTTGGTTGTCACTCACAGTATCACAAATGAAATTATACACCGTGTCCTTGCAAACTCTTGCTGGAGGGAGGATGTCGTGTTTTGGTGGAATGTACACAGCTGTAATCCTAGCCATGCTTTGGAATCCCAAAGACATTGTCAGCGAGTGAGTGAGCAGACAAGGTGTGTTTCCCTGGAGGACTGTTTGTTAGGAGCAGTCTGATGTATGTGGCTGAGCAGAGACAGGGCATTccgcctcagctgtactgtgtctCAAGTGCTAATTTATATGTCATCACAGCAAACTCAGATCTTGACCATCGTAACCACACAGTACCTTCTAAACATCCCAATGTTAACATTTTGCATAACATTACCATAGTGAGCATGACACACAACTACCATTTACCTCACTATGTCTGCATGAAGTAGGTTTATCACGTCTCCACCATCAGTTCGGATGTTTTAACCAGACTTGAAAAATGACCTTATGTATTCTTACATACAAATATTTTACATGGCACGTGCTGCATTACTCACAGGTCATGTGAGTCAGCGACATCAGTCAGGCAGTatgtactttaaaaaaaagcaatagaGCTTGTATTCTCGATTCTAGTCTTCTCTATGTTCCACACATTCTGTGTATGTCAAGTCATAACATAGTACAATGGAAAGACACCCTGTGCATACTGCTGAAATGAACAGAATGTACTCTTTCCATGAGCTTCAACATCCTTAAATCCATTTAGAAgtcataattaaaaaaaaacaaaacgcttCGTATAATTGAAGATCTTGTCGGATAATCATCACGTTTAGACATGTTTCAGTATCAGTAGTAATACAGTGGttgttgtctgtacatccatggatACAGTGTATACAGGGACTGTTAGTAGCTAAACTTTTTGTGGTACAGATGaaccaaaatgtaaatactaaaaaaaagAGATCAACTTAGGGAGTAACAGCAGCACAAGCGCCACGCTGACCTGCAGACTGAACCCTGCTCTGAAAGTCTGGTTTATGTGCTTCCAAAGATTCACCCTCGGGGTAAAAACCCTGTAGAATTCGCTCATGGACAGATGAGTGGAGGTCATAGTGTGCCACAACGTCCGACTTAATTATCCATGACCGACATCAATCAAGTGAATGGGTCCATGTAATACCAAGCTGTTTTGGAATCTGATGAATGAGGAAAATCCTTGTTGGATGTTTCCGTCTTTGAGATtagcaaaaacatgtttgactaaccctaacccatccATTTGACAAAAGTCAGATTTCACGCTGAGCTGACAAAAGTAGAAGTATCagtagaagtaaaaaaaaaaaaagaaaaaaaaaaagagagatccTCTTTAAAATATATGGACGTCGCTCTGGACAGGGTTTTAAATTACAGGAGGGGCAGCCGgttcacagaaaaacaggaggTAATCATGGCTGTAATTATTACTGGGGTGGGGGTGAAAAATGATCCACATACAAGATTAAAATCTCTGGCTAGCAAATGGGGGTTAAGTCATCAAAACTCTCTCACTTTTGTTGGAGCAAGAGACTAGATTGATTTGTCGGCACAGTTTCaagttttactttaaatgctGATCATTTCGGTTTCTGAGGCCCAGCAACTTCTTTATGCCAACGAATATGCCAGAGTTGACATTTGACAGTTGACCTGtagatgcttttttttgttttttgtaattgaaGGTTCTCCCTACTATGACAACGTGCGGCCTCTCTCCTATCCTGACACTGACGCAGTCCTCATCTGCTTCGACATCAGCAGACCAGAGACATTAGACAGCGTTCTTAAGAAGGTGAGCCTTAGGAAGGTCCTTCCCTGTTGGAGTTGGAGAtgcctcctcctctggtgtCCTGCTCCTCCAGGAGTCCATCCCACGTGTccttatactgtatatttatatgccATGCTTGCCCCAAGGTTCTCCGTAGGTTTTGGAATAGGCTGCTAAACTATAAAAGCAGCCAGCAAGGTAGGTCTGGGGACAAGTATTTGACCTGGTATTGTATCAGCAGACTATTCAAACCAAAAGTTAGATCTTAAGGACTTTCAATTACTTTCAATTAAGTTACTTTCAGATCATCGTTAACAGCCCCCTGCTCTTTGACCCCCCTCTGTCCAGTGGACCGGAGAGATTGAGGAGTTCTGTCCCAACACCAAGATGCTGCTGGTGGGGTGCAAGTCGGACCTCCGAACAGACCTCTTCACCAGGTCCCACAACAGCCAGACTCCAGTCTCGTACGATCAGGTGAGAGAATGCCTCTGGTTCTCTTGTTGTCAGTTTCATTTGGACAGGGTCATCAAGGTTGTCATCTGACATGGTTTTGTATGGTTTGTGTTATTGtgagtggtgttttttttttccatcaagTAAAGTCAAGAGAAATGAACAAAGATCAAGGTGTAGCACATTAACGCGTCTTCATGGAGCTTCTTCAGCTTCTCGCTCTCGGCTCCAGCCTGCAGTGTGGTTCATCATACACTTCACTGTAAACATGAAAGTTACAGTGAATTAGTGTAGATCGGAGAATTAAGTCGCCAGTCCAGATTGTCACAGTCACAGGTtatcatttgtcatgtttttggtttttttgagCTAGGTTCCACTCGGCATGTGAGCTGGCTGGTAAAAACCTTGGGGGCTGGGGGCCGAGGCTCGCAATGAAGTGCGACAAGAGGACAGAGCAGCGTACGTTCAATCCAGGAGACCTAGTGTTGATGTTAGCTCAGGGGCCACGTGACCAGTTTGGGGTAGtagtgagggaggaggggtttGATTCTGTGAGTGCTCGGCtgtacaacaaaaaaagacatggtCATTTGCAAACAACGTCTACATTGTTTATTTCCATCTCGTAAGTAACGAGAAGTTGGGAAAAGTTTGCTATTTTTCTCTTGACAAATGACAAACTGTAAGTTGATTGTCAAAATTCTTGTTGATTAATTGTGTCAGTGTACAAATCCAGGGGTGTCCAACTACTCATCACCTCACATGAAATACTGAGCAATGGGTGGGGACACCGCGCCCCTGGACTAATCGACTAATTGTGTCAGCTCTAATCATCAGTATAAACAAGTACTACACATTGGGAATGCAGACTGTAAATGTGACATCCTGTCGATGTTTCTTGAACAGGGCTCCAACACAGCCAAGCAGCTGAGCGCCCCCTACCTGGAGTGTTCCTCCCTGCAGTCTGAGAACAGTGTCAGAGACATCTTCCATGTGGCCACGTTGGCATGTGTCAACAAGAGCAACAAGaacatgaagaggaggaagtccTCCAGAGCCACCAAGAGGATGTCTCGCAGTGGAGGAGACATGCCCGCTGTGGTAACGGCACACTGTCAGCAGACCAAAGCCAAGAGCTGTGCTGTCATGTAGGCACAAATGCACACTGCTGAGCACCGATGGAACATTCTCTCAGCTAGTGAAGACTCAAAATCAAGGATCTATGGGCTGGGCACCCGTGAAGCAGGTGCTTTGGGTGAAATGATGCCAAGCAGCCCTTATGGAGACTCTTGACTGGCAGAATACTTTGGACAGATAGAAACCTGGAGCGTGCATGAAAGCGAAATGACGAGCTTGGAACCAAAAAGAAGTACGGCATTTTATTACGGCGCTGCAGGGGACACGGCATTCCTCGTGACCCCCAAAAACATCAGCAACTGCAGATAGCTGTTGAAAACCCAACACAATGTGCTGTGTAAGGCGCTGCTCCACTAGAACAGCTGCAGTGCTCCTTGTTATAGTGCGTGGAGCTCTACCAAAGGATGAACAGCGTTCTTCCAAAAGACATTCCCTCATTCAGAGCACCCTAACACATCCGTGTTCAGCTGGGTTGAGATATGGTGACTGCGAAGGCCATCTCACATGATTCACGTCATCAAACCATCCGTGAGCCCTCGAGCCCCGTGGGTGAGGACACCCTCTCTCTCAGACCTCTTGCCATCGTGATCCAAAGTCGAGGTCAACTGGCCTGCTGAGCATTTTACACACAGATTACAGTAGTGTGGAAGCAAGTGCATTCTTTATGCTCCTCCACCTATTATTACTTTGCATGTACACCTAATACTAATACGCGTTGTCATTATCTAAATTCTGCCCACACCGTGATCTGATCTCAATATGTTCAATATGATATGGCACGCAAGACCACCTCAGTTTGTTCAGGGCCATGGAACTTTGGACAGTTACTGGCCCCAAACTATTTTCAATCTAAATGTTCCGTTTCTTAGAAAGAATGAGCCCTGTTTTATTgactgttttatctttttgcATTGTGTTGTGGTACGCTAACCTATATGTTCGGATATTAAAGGCTTgcattgttgtgtgttgttttgctcCTGGTGAcatttcttgtcattttgtCTTATGCTGAGATGGAgtttatagtttgtttgtttgtttgttttggtaacTCTGATCCTGTGCCAGTGTCAGATCACAACGCTATATCTCATAATTCAGTGGGCAGATCCAAGAACTGTAATTCTCTGAAGAGCTGAATACTTTCGACCCCATGACCTTCCCTGCGGGACACTACCCTCCGATTAAACCTTCCCTCCCAACACTTCCTTCAACTTTCAGTGTCACATTTAGATTTGTGATGTAGGAAAAGAGACCAGTAACCTTTTCTATAATTATGACAGACCATTTCcgccaggaaaagaaaaaagtaaggCATGGTAGTCTAAAAGATATTAATATGTTGAAAATATGAgatacaaatatacaatatgaGATACTGATTATAAGATAATTTGTCAGCTGTTATTGGCAGCAGCTGGCAATGCACATTCTTGTTTGATTCCGCCCATTCAGATTTCATCCATTCAATGAAGGCAGTCATTTCTATTTACCAACCCACATTGAATGGCctatttttaaatgacaaaagctTGTTAGTCACAGAGTGTTCAAGTAAATGAACTGATTAGGCCCGAACCCATTAGCTCTATCAGTTGCCTGCACAATAACATTGTGGAGTTTGGTCTGCGGGTAGCCCTCCACAACTTTGATGctttaaaggagaaaaaaaaactcaattcaaaagggagagacagaaaaaagaattTGGTTTAAACTCACTGTTCTTAAGATGGCATGaaggttttattttacagtatatacGATGTAGTTCATACAGTTCCCTTGGAGAACATACCCCTTGTGTGGGTATGTTGTGTAAGGCACAGGTGAGGACAATGGAATATGATCCAGGAAGTAACAGATCTGAGGTGGAGGTGTATTGCACTTCGGAACAACTGAAGGCAAGAGAATCGACACAGGGCTTTCAAAGGTACTGCATAACATTAAGAAACCAAACAGATTAAATGGGACCAGGTGTTGAGATACACATATTTAGCGTGACATGATGATACAGATCATTGTTAAGTGCCTTGTCGATGGCACCACCCAAACATCCCTCACCGTGTGATATGAAAACATATAATCATATTCAAATGAATCACCAGATCTCTGACTCGGCAGGACAGCAAATAACTGAGTTTTTACAGAATTACAGAATTATTTCACACAATCCAGACCGTATTACAAAcatgattttctgtt
This window of the Enoplosus armatus isolate fEnoArm2 chromosome 11, fEnoArm2.hap1, whole genome shotgun sequence genome carries:
- the LOC139292930 gene encoding rho-related GTP-binding protein RhoE-like produces the protein MDSDATVECKVVVVGDSQCGKSALLSVFAKDCFPEGYVPTVFENYTASFDLDMQRVELRLWDTSGSPYYDNVRPLSYPDTDAVLICFDISRPETLDSVLKKWTGEIEEFCPNTKMLLVGCKSDLRTDLFTRSHNSQTPVSYDQGSNTAKQLSAPYLECSSLQSENSVRDIFHVATLACVNKSNKNMKRRKSSRATKRMSRSGGDMPAVVTAHCQQTKAKSCAVM